One stretch of Streptomyces hygroscopicus DNA includes these proteins:
- a CDS encoding sugar ABC transporter substrate-binding protein: MRSTGFRRTLIALSACSLALTACGGSNGDSAGGKTRITVNCMPPKSAKVDRKFFEEDIASFEKQNPDIDVVAHDAFPCQDPKTFDAKLAGGQMENVFYTYFTDARHVVDINQAADLTPYVEELKSYPTLQKQLRDIYTVDGKVYGIPRTGYSMGLIYNRELFEKAGLDPDKPPMTWEEVRADAKKIAALGAGTVGYADYSAQNQGGWHFTAELYAQGGDVISADGKKATIDTPEARAVLRNLHDMRWVDDSMGSKQLLVINDAQQMMGSGKLGMYLAAPDNIPILVKEKGGNYKDLAIAPMPGGKGTLIGGDGYMFQKKDTPAQIRAGLKWLDHMFLTPGKGYLGDYVRAKKNDAPVGLPEPRLFTGAADAKDQQVKKANANVPVDNYQTFLDGNQKLRMKIEPPHAQQIYSVLDGTVSAVLTKKDADIDQLIEDASGKIDSILARG; the protein is encoded by the coding sequence TACGCTCATCGCGCTCAGCGCCTGCTCCCTCGCCCTCACCGCCTGCGGAGGGTCGAACGGCGACTCGGCGGGCGGAAAGACGCGTATCACCGTCAACTGCATGCCGCCCAAGAGCGCCAAGGTCGACCGCAAGTTCTTCGAGGAGGACATCGCCTCCTTCGAGAAGCAGAACCCGGACATCGACGTCGTCGCGCATGACGCGTTCCCCTGCCAGGACCCGAAGACCTTCGACGCCAAGCTGGCCGGCGGCCAGATGGAGAACGTGTTCTACACGTACTTCACCGACGCCCGGCACGTCGTCGACATCAACCAGGCGGCCGATCTCACTCCGTACGTCGAGGAGTTGAAGAGCTACCCCACCCTCCAGAAGCAGTTACGCGACATCTACACGGTCGACGGCAAGGTCTACGGCATCCCGCGCACCGGCTACTCGATGGGCCTGATCTACAACCGCGAGCTCTTCGAGAAGGCCGGACTCGACCCCGACAAGCCGCCGATGACCTGGGAAGAGGTCCGCGCCGATGCCAAGAAGATCGCCGCGCTGGGCGCCGGCACGGTCGGCTACGCGGACTACAGCGCACAGAACCAGGGCGGCTGGCACTTCACGGCGGAGCTGTACGCACAGGGCGGCGACGTCATCAGCGCCGACGGCAAGAAGGCCACCATCGACACCCCCGAGGCGCGCGCCGTCCTGCGGAATCTGCATGACATGCGCTGGGTGGACGACTCGATGGGCAGCAAGCAGCTCCTCGTCATCAACGACGCCCAGCAGATGATGGGCTCGGGCAAGCTGGGCATGTACCTCGCCGCGCCCGACAACATCCCGATCCTGGTGAAGGAGAAGGGCGGCAACTACAAGGACCTCGCCATCGCCCCCATGCCCGGAGGCAAGGGCACGCTCATCGGCGGCGACGGCTATATGTTCCAGAAGAAGGACACCCCCGCCCAGATCCGGGCCGGCCTCAAGTGGCTCGACCATATGTTCCTGACCCCCGGCAAGGGTTACCTCGGCGACTACGTCCGCGCCAAGAAGAACGACGCCCCGGTGGGCCTGCCCGAGCCGCGGCTGTTCACCGGCGCCGCCGACGCCAAGGACCAGCAGGTCAAGAAGGCCAACGCCAATGTCCCCGTGGACAACTACCAGACCTTCCTGGACGGCAATCAGAAGCTGCGGATGAAGATCGAGCCGCCGCACGCCCAGCAGATCTACTCCGTGCTCGACGGAACCGTCTCCGCCGTCCTGACCAAGAAGGACGCCGACATCGACCAGCTCATCGAGGACGCCTCCGGAAAGATCGACAGCATCCTGGCCCGGGGCTGA
- a CDS encoding argininosuccinate synthase, whose product MSKVLTSLPVGERVGIAFSGGLDTSVAVAWMRDKGAVPCTYTADIGQYDEPDIASVPGRATTYGAEVARLVDCRAALVEEGLAALACGAFHIRSGGRSYFNTTPLGRAVTGTLLVRAMLEDNVQIWGDGSTFKGNDIERFYRYGLLANPSLRIYKPWLDADFVSELGGRKEMSEWLVAHDLPYRDSTEKAYSTDANIWGATHEAKSLEHLDTGIELVEPIMGVRFWDPAVEIAAEDVTIGFEQGRPVTINGKEFASAVDLVLEANAVGGRHGLGMSDQIENRVIEAKSRGIYEAPGMALLHAAYERLVNAIHNEDTVATYHSEGRRLGRLMYEGRWLDPQALMVRESLQRWVGAAITGEVTLRLRRGEDYSILDTSGPAFSYHPDKLSMERTEDSAFGPVDRIGQLTMRNLDIADSRAKLEQYAGLGMVGNAHPALIGAAQAASTGLIGAMPQGASEAIASDGHVSGQDTLLDRAAMEFGAD is encoded by the coding sequence GTGTCCAAAGTTCTCACCTCCCTCCCTGTCGGCGAACGCGTCGGGATCGCCTTCTCCGGCGGCCTCGACACCTCGGTAGCGGTCGCGTGGATGCGCGACAAGGGCGCGGTGCCCTGCACCTATACCGCCGACATCGGCCAGTACGACGAGCCCGACATCGCCTCGGTCCCCGGGCGCGCCACGACGTACGGCGCGGAGGTCGCCCGGCTGGTCGACTGCCGGGCGGCCCTGGTGGAGGAGGGGCTCGCGGCCCTTGCCTGCGGGGCGTTCCACATCCGCTCCGGCGGCCGCAGCTACTTCAACACCACCCCGCTCGGGCGGGCGGTCACCGGCACTCTGCTGGTGCGCGCCATGCTCGAGGACAATGTGCAGATCTGGGGCGACGGCTCCACGTTCAAGGGCAACGACATCGAGCGGTTCTACCGCTACGGCCTGCTGGCCAATCCCTCCCTGCGGATCTACAAGCCGTGGCTGGACGCCGACTTCGTCAGCGAGCTCGGCGGCCGCAAGGAGATGTCGGAGTGGCTGGTCGCCCATGACCTGCCCTACCGGGACAGCACCGAGAAGGCCTACTCCACCGACGCCAACATCTGGGGCGCGACCCACGAGGCCAAGTCGCTCGAGCACCTCGACACGGGCATCGAGCTCGTCGAGCCGATCATGGGCGTACGGTTCTGGGACCCGGCGGTCGAGATAGCGGCCGAGGACGTCACGATCGGCTTCGAGCAGGGCCGCCCCGTGACGATCAACGGCAAGGAGTTCGCCTCCGCCGTCGATCTGGTGCTGGAGGCCAACGCCGTCGGCGGCCGGCACGGCCTGGGCATGTCCGACCAGATCGAGAACCGCGTCATCGAGGCCAAGAGCCGGGGCATCTACGAGGCACCGGGTATGGCGCTGCTGCACGCGGCGTACGAGCGGCTGGTCAACGCGATCCACAACGAGGACACCGTCGCCACCTACCACAGCGAGGGACGGCGGCTCGGCCGGCTGATGTACGAGGGCCGCTGGCTGGACCCGCAGGCGCTGATGGTGCGCGAGTCGCTGCAGCGCTGGGTCGGTGCGGCGATCACCGGCGAGGTGACCCTGCGGCTGCGGCGCGGTGAGGACTACTCCATCCTGGACACCTCCGGACCGGCGTTCAGCTACCACCCGGACAAGCTCTCCATGGAGCGGACCGAGGACTCCGCCTTCGGGCCGGTGGACCGGATCGGCCAGCTGACCATGCGCAATCTCGACATCGCCGACTCGCGCGCCAAGCTGGAGCAGTACGCCGGACTTGGCATGGTCGGCAACGCGCATCCGGCGCTGATCGGCGCCGCGCAGGCGGCCTCGACCGGGCTGATCGGCGCGATGCCCCAGGGCGCCTCCGAGGCGATCGCCTCGGACGGACACGTGTCCGGGCAGGACACGCTGCTCGACCGCGCCGCGATGGAGTTCGGCGCCGACTAG
- a CDS encoding ABC transporter permease, whose amino-acid sequence MTKTAARPPAEAIAVHPVQAPPPAGGRGRRRLADQARAYGFLLGGLVCFALFSWYPAIRAVVIAFQKYTPGSSPEWVGTANFTRVLHDPEFTAAWRNTLTFTLLALVIGFAIPFLLALVLNELRHAKAFFRVVVYLPVMIPPVVSALLWKWFYDPGAGLANEALRFAHLPTSNWSNGADTALVSLVIVATWANMGGTVLIYLAALQSIPGELYEAAELDGASLLQRVRHVTIPQTRFVILMLMLLQIIATMQVFTEPFVITGGGPENATVTVLYLIYKYAFLYNDFGGACALSVMLLVLLGAFSALYLRLTRSGEDEA is encoded by the coding sequence ATGACCAAGACCGCTGCGCGGCCGCCCGCCGAGGCGATCGCCGTCCACCCAGTGCAGGCGCCGCCCCCGGCGGGGGGTCGGGGGCGGCGCCGCCTCGCCGACCAGGCCCGCGCCTACGGCTTCCTCCTCGGCGGTCTCGTCTGCTTCGCGCTGTTCTCCTGGTACCCGGCGATCCGCGCGGTCGTGATCGCCTTCCAGAAGTACACGCCCGGCTCGTCCCCCGAATGGGTCGGCACCGCCAACTTCACCCGGGTCCTGCACGATCCGGAGTTCACCGCGGCGTGGCGGAACACCCTCACCTTCACGCTGCTGGCGCTGGTCATCGGCTTCGCGATCCCGTTCCTGCTCGCCCTCGTCCTCAATGAACTCCGGCACGCCAAGGCGTTCTTCCGGGTCGTGGTCTATCTGCCGGTGATGATCCCGCCGGTGGTCAGCGCCCTGCTGTGGAAGTGGTTCTACGACCCCGGCGCCGGGCTGGCCAACGAGGCGCTGCGCTTCGCGCATCTGCCCACCTCGAACTGGTCCAACGGCGCCGACACCGCCCTGGTCTCCCTCGTCATCGTCGCCACCTGGGCCAATATGGGCGGCACCGTCCTGATCTATCTGGCGGCCCTGCAGTCCATCCCCGGTGAGCTGTACGAGGCGGCCGAGCTGGACGGCGCGAGCCTGCTGCAACGCGTCCGCCATGTCACGATCCCCCAGACGCGGTTCGTCATCCTGATGCTGATGCTGCTGCAGATCATCGCGACGATGCAGGTCTTCACCGAGCCCTTCGTGATCACCGGCGGCGGCCCGGAGAACGCCACGGTCACCGTCCTCTACCTCATCTACAAGTACGCCTTCCTCTACAACGACTTCGGTGGCGCGTGTGCGCTGAGCGTGATGCTGCTCGTGCTGCTCGGCGCCTTCTCCGCCCTCTATCTGCGGCTGACCCGCTCCGGGGAGGACGAAGCGTGA
- a CDS encoding glycoside hydrolase produces MVSVKDPTVIQAGANTLDYWVICDDAKCYLFSSDDNGHLFRSETTVGEFPGGFRNTQLVLEDSKFALFEGDAVYRVQGTDTYLLMMEAIGSDGRRYYRSFTAQGLTGQWQPLAATESNPFARSNNVSFPAGAWTRDISHGELIRTGNDQTMTINPCRLQFLYQGMNPSAGGDYSQLPWRLGLLTQTNATC; encoded by the coding sequence GTGGTCTCCGTCAAGGACCCGACCGTGATCCAGGCGGGCGCCAATACGCTCGACTACTGGGTCATCTGCGACGACGCCAAGTGCTATCTGTTCTCCTCGGACGACAACGGCCACCTCTTCCGCTCGGAGACCACCGTCGGCGAGTTCCCGGGCGGCTTCCGTAACACCCAACTCGTCCTGGAAGACTCCAAGTTCGCCCTGTTCGAGGGCGATGCCGTCTACCGCGTACAGGGGACCGACACCTATCTGCTGATGATGGAGGCCATCGGCAGCGACGGCAGGCGCTACTACCGCTCCTTCACCGCCCAGGGGCTCACCGGCCAGTGGCAGCCCCTGGCGGCCACCGAGTCCAACCCCTTCGCGCGCAGCAACAACGTGTCCTTCCCGGCCGGGGCCTGGACCCGCGACATCAGCCACGGTGAGCTCATCCGGACCGGAAACGACCAGACCATGACCATCAACCCGTGTCGTCTCCAATTCCTCTACCAGGGCATGAACCCCTCGGCCGGCGGGGACTACTCGCAACTCCCCTGGCGGCTGGGACTGCTCACCCAGACGAACGCCACCTGCTGA
- a CDS encoding endoglucanase, with protein MLGAAIAAGLAVGALTAPAAGAVGHHARHGSGTAAPKADTGSPVRVNQVGYLTHGPKKGTVVTTATKPLTWTLRAADGTKRASGTTHPAGVDPSSRQNVQTFDFGKVTDAGEGYTVTIGGKKSEPFTIGDHLYRSLRSDALAYFYHNRSGIKIDADLVGPKYARPAGHDKAAPHRGDTDVPCQKGVCDYRRNVSGGWYDAGDQGKYVVNGGISVAQLMSAYERTHTTKGVDPAPLGDGRLRVPERGNGVPDILDEARWEMEFLLRMQVPQGKPLAGMAFHKVHDKQWTGFPTRPDQDKQQRELHKPSTAATLNLAASAAQSARVFKSYDPEFAARCLHAARTAWDAAKAHPKIFAGDKDSTGGGAYGDRYVGDEFYWAAAELFLSTGDHTYAKAVLDSPLHHDVDALFPRGGGMSWASTAGLGALDLATVPNKLTAKQRAEVRTMVTKAADRYAADSAKSAYGVPYAPKDGKYEWGSNSQVLNNMIVLATAHDLTGKPRYLDAVLRGMDYVLGGNPLNQSYVTGYGERNSHNQHHRFWAHQRDHKLPHPAPGSLAGGPNSGLQDEVAKKKLKGCAPAMCYTDSLMAYSTNEITINWNAPLAWIASYVDGLGGGATGRPVG; from the coding sequence ATGCTGGGCGCGGCGATCGCGGCCGGCCTCGCCGTCGGCGCGCTGACCGCACCCGCGGCAGGCGCCGTGGGCCACCACGCACGGCATGGCTCCGGGACGGCCGCCCCCAAGGCCGACACCGGCTCGCCGGTGCGGGTGAACCAGGTCGGCTATCTGACCCACGGCCCCAAGAAGGGCACCGTCGTCACGACTGCCACCAAGCCGCTGACCTGGACGCTCCGGGCCGCCGACGGCACCAAGCGGGCGAGCGGGACCACCCACCCCGCGGGCGTCGACCCGAGCTCCCGGCAGAACGTCCAGACCTTCGACTTCGGCAAGGTCACCGACGCGGGCGAGGGGTACACCGTCACCATCGGCGGGAAGAAGAGCGAGCCGTTCACCATCGGTGACCACCTCTACCGCTCGCTGCGCAGCGACGCGCTGGCGTACTTCTACCACAACCGCAGCGGCATCAAGATCGACGCGGACCTCGTGGGCCCGAAGTACGCCCGCCCCGCGGGCCATGACAAGGCGGCCCCGCACCGGGGCGACACCGACGTCCCGTGCCAGAAGGGCGTGTGCGACTACCGCCGGAATGTCTCCGGTGGCTGGTATGACGCCGGTGACCAGGGCAAATACGTCGTCAACGGCGGTATCTCGGTGGCCCAGCTGATGTCCGCGTACGAGCGCACCCACACCACCAAGGGCGTCGACCCCGCGCCGCTCGGCGACGGCCGGCTCCGGGTGCCCGAGCGCGGCAACGGCGTCCCGGACATCCTGGACGAAGCCCGCTGGGAGATGGAATTCCTCCTGCGCATGCAGGTGCCCCAGGGCAAGCCGCTCGCCGGGATGGCGTTCCACAAGGTGCACGACAAGCAGTGGACCGGGTTCCCGACCCGGCCCGACCAGGACAAGCAGCAGCGTGAGCTGCACAAGCCGTCCACCGCGGCCACGCTCAACCTGGCCGCCTCCGCCGCGCAGAGCGCCCGCGTCTTCAAGTCCTACGACCCGGAGTTCGCCGCCCGCTGCCTGCACGCGGCCCGGACCGCGTGGGACGCGGCCAAGGCACATCCGAAGATCTTCGCCGGCGACAAGGACTCCACGGGCGGCGGCGCCTACGGCGACCGGTACGTGGGCGACGAGTTCTACTGGGCCGCGGCCGAGCTGTTCCTCAGCACTGGTGATCACACCTATGCCAAGGCGGTGCTCGACTCGCCGCTGCACCACGACGTCGACGCGCTCTTCCCGCGCGGCGGCGGCATGTCGTGGGCCTCGACCGCGGGCCTCGGCGCGCTCGACCTGGCCACCGTCCCCAACAAGCTCACCGCGAAGCAGCGCGCCGAGGTGCGCACGATGGTGACGAAGGCTGCCGACCGCTACGCCGCGGACTCCGCGAAGTCGGCCTACGGGGTTCCGTACGCGCCGAAGGACGGCAAGTACGAGTGGGGCTCCAACAGCCAGGTGCTGAACAACATGATCGTGCTCGCCACCGCGCACGACCTGACGGGCAAGCCCCGCTATCTCGACGCGGTGCTCCGTGGCATGGACTACGTGCTGGGCGGAAATCCGCTCAACCAGTCCTATGTCACCGGCTACGGCGAGCGGAACTCGCACAACCAGCACCACCGCTTCTGGGCGCACCAGCGTGACCACAAGCTGCCGCATCCGGCGCCCGGTTCGCTGGCCGGTGGCCCGAACTCCGGGCTGCAGGACGAGGTCGCCAAGAAGAAGCTGAAGGGCTGCGCCCCGGCGATGTGCTACACCGACAGCCTGATGGCGTACTCCACCAACGAGATCACCATCAACTGGAACGCCCCGCTGGCGTGGATCGCCTCGTATGTCGATGGCCTGGGCGGCGGTGCGACGGGAAGGCCCGTGGGCTGA
- a CDS encoding mycodextranase gives MHSSIASASARRLSAIGVAVALAAGMLVTLTPTAAHAAAGAALPFTSVEAESATTTGTKIGPDFTQGTLASEASGRQAVRLATGQRVEFTAPRAANAVNVSYSVPDGQSGALNVYVNGTKLAKTLTVTSKYSYVDTGWIMGSKTHHFYDNARLLLGQNVQAGDKIAFEAANAQVTVDVADFEQVAAAASQPAGSVSVTSKGADPSGQGDSTQAFRDAIAAAQGGVVWIPPGDYKLTSSLSGVQNVTLQGAGGWHSVVHSSRFIDQTSSSGNVHIKDFAVIGEVTERVDSNPDNFVNGSLGPGSSVSGMWIQHLKVGLWLTGNNDNLVIENNRILDTTADGLNLNGSAKEVRVRNNFLRNQGDDSLAMWSLNSPDVSSSFENNTISQPNLANGIAIYGGRDITVKNNLISDTNALGSGIAISNQKFLDPFHPLAGTITVDGNTLVRAGAMNPNWNHPMGALRVDSYDSAIDATVNITNTTITDSPYSAFEFVSGGGRGYAVKNVNVTGATVSNPGTVVVQAEAQGAAKFSNVTASSVGVAGVYNCPFPAGSGTFEVADGGGNSGWSSTWSDCSTWPQPGQGNPDPDPGRNLAKGRPATATGSQDVYTPAKAVDGDAGTYWESANNAFPQALTVDLGSSQAVRRLVLKLPPSSAWGARTQTLSVLGSADGSAYSTVVGSQGYRFDPATGNKVTVDLPGTTQVRYLKLNVTGNTGWPAAQLSEVEAYLTS, from the coding sequence ATGCACAGCAGCATCGCATCGGCATCCGCCAGGCGCTTGTCGGCGATCGGCGTGGCCGTCGCCCTGGCGGCCGGCATGCTCGTCACCCTGACCCCCACGGCCGCACACGCGGCGGCGGGCGCCGCCCTGCCCTTCACCTCGGTCGAGGCCGAGTCGGCCACCACCACGGGTACGAAGATCGGCCCCGACTTCACCCAGGGCACCCTCGCCTCCGAGGCGTCCGGGCGCCAGGCCGTCCGCCTCGCCACCGGCCAGCGCGTCGAGTTCACCGCACCGCGCGCCGCCAACGCGGTGAACGTCTCCTACAGCGTGCCCGACGGCCAGTCGGGCGCGCTCAACGTCTATGTCAACGGCACCAAGCTGGCCAAGACCCTCACGGTCACGTCCAAGTACTCGTATGTGGACACCGGCTGGATCATGGGCTCGAAGACCCACCACTTCTACGACAACGCCCGGCTGCTGCTCGGCCAGAACGTCCAGGCCGGTGACAAGATCGCCTTCGAGGCGGCGAATGCCCAGGTCACCGTCGATGTGGCCGATTTCGAGCAGGTCGCGGCGGCGGCGAGCCAGCCCGCCGGATCGGTCTCGGTCACCTCCAAGGGCGCCGACCCCAGCGGGCAGGGCGACTCCACCCAGGCGTTCCGGGACGCCATCGCCGCCGCCCAGGGCGGCGTGGTCTGGATCCCGCCGGGTGACTACAAGCTGACCTCCTCCCTGAGCGGTGTCCAGAACGTCACCCTGCAGGGCGCCGGCGGCTGGCACTCCGTCGTGCACAGCTCGCGGTTCATCGACCAGACCAGTTCCTCCGGCAACGTCCACATCAAGGACTTCGCGGTCATCGGCGAGGTCACCGAGCGCGTCGACTCCAACCCGGACAACTTCGTCAACGGCTCGCTCGGCCCGGGCTCCAGTGTGTCGGGCATGTGGATCCAGCATCTGAAGGTCGGTCTCTGGCTGACCGGCAACAACGACAACCTCGTGATCGAGAACAACCGCATCCTGGATACCACCGCCGACGGCCTCAACCTCAACGGCAGCGCCAAGGAGGTGAGGGTCCGGAACAACTTCCTGCGCAACCAGGGCGACGACTCGCTCGCCATGTGGTCGCTGAACTCCCCGGACGTGAGCAGCAGCTTCGAGAACAACACCATCTCGCAGCCGAACCTCGCCAATGGCATCGCGATCTACGGCGGCAGGGACATCACGGTCAAGAACAACCTGATCTCCGACACCAACGCGCTGGGCAGCGGCATCGCCATCTCCAACCAGAAGTTCCTCGACCCGTTCCACCCGCTGGCCGGCACCATCACGGTCGACGGCAACACGCTCGTGCGCGCGGGCGCCATGAACCCCAACTGGAACCACCCGATGGGCGCCCTGCGCGTCGACTCCTACGACAGCGCGATCGACGCCACCGTCAACATCACCAACACGACCATCACGGACAGCCCGTACAGCGCCTTCGAGTTCGTCTCCGGCGGCGGCCGGGGCTACGCGGTCAAGAACGTCAATGTGACCGGCGCGACCGTGAGCAACCCCGGAACGGTCGTCGTCCAGGCCGAGGCGCAGGGAGCGGCGAAGTTCAGCAATGTCACCGCCTCCAGCGTCGGCGTCGCGGGCGTCTACAACTGCCCGTTCCCGGCCGGTTCGGGCACCTTCGAGGTCGCCGACGGCGGCGGCAACTCCGGCTGGAGCAGCACCTGGTCGGACTGCTCCACCTGGCCCCAGCCCGGCCAGGGCAACCCGGACCCCGACCCGGGCCGCAACCTCGCCAAGGGCCGCCCGGCCACCGCGACCGGCTCCCAGGACGTCTACACCCCCGCCAAGGCGGTCGACGGCGACGCCGGGACCTACTGGGAGTCGGCCAACAACGCCTTTCCGCAGGCCCTGACCGTGGACCTGGGCTCCAGCCAGGCCGTCCGCCGGCTGGTGCTGAAGCTGCCGCCCTCCTCGGCGTGGGGTGCCCGTACCCAGACCCTGTCCGTGCTGGGCAGCGCCGATGGCTCCGCGTACTCGACGGTGGTGGGCTCGCAGGGCTACCGCTTCGACCCGGCGACCGGCAACAAGGTCACCGTCGACCTGCCCGGCACCACGCAGGTGCGCTACCTGAAGCTCAATGTCACCGGCAACACGGGCTGGCCGGCGGCCCAGCTCAGTGAGGTGGAGGCGTACCTGACCTCGTGA
- a CDS encoding alpha-glucosidase: MAQPTPARTPHDWWRSAVIYQVYVRSFADGDGDGTGDLAGVRARLPYLAELGVDALWFSPWYQSPMKDGGYDVADYRAIDPAFGTLAEAEKLIAEARELGIRTIVDIVPNHVSDQHPWWRAALAGGPERELFHFRPGRGDHGELPPNDWKSEFGGPAWTRLPDGHWYLHLFAPEQPDLNWAHPAVRQEHEDILRFWFDRGVAGVRIDSAALLAKDPRLPDFVEGRDPHPYVDRDELHDIYRSWRGVADEHGGVFVGEVWLPDSERFARYLRPDELHTAFNFSFLACPWEPRRLRASIDETLAEHAPVGAPATWVLCNHDVTRTVTRYGREDTGFDFATKVFGTPTDLALGTRRARAAALLSLALPGAVYVYQGEELGLPEADIPRDRIQDPMHFRSGGIDPGRDGCRVPLPWGAKAPYAGFGSHQEPWLPQPAHWPAYAADAQEADPGSMLALYREAIRIRRATPGFGDGPLTWLPSADGVLAFARDNGLICMVNLADTPAELHGTSRLLLSSGPLDDQGRLPQDTAAWLLA, from the coding sequence GTGGCCCAGCCCACCCCTGCCCGGACGCCCCACGACTGGTGGCGCTCCGCCGTCATCTACCAGGTGTATGTGCGCAGCTTCGCCGACGGGGACGGCGACGGCACCGGCGACCTCGCGGGCGTCCGCGCCAGGCTGCCGTACCTCGCCGAACTCGGCGTCGACGCGCTGTGGTTCAGCCCCTGGTACCAGTCGCCCATGAAGGACGGCGGCTATGACGTCGCCGACTACCGCGCCATCGACCCGGCCTTCGGCACCCTGGCCGAGGCGGAGAAGCTCATCGCCGAGGCCCGGGAGCTGGGCATCCGCACGATCGTCGACATCGTGCCGAACCACGTCTCCGACCAGCACCCCTGGTGGCGTGCCGCCCTCGCCGGCGGCCCCGAGCGCGAGCTCTTCCACTTCCGCCCGGGCCGCGGCGACCACGGTGAACTGCCGCCGAACGACTGGAAGTCGGAGTTCGGCGGCCCGGCGTGGACCCGGCTGCCCGACGGCCACTGGTATCTGCATCTGTTCGCCCCCGAGCAGCCGGACCTCAACTGGGCGCACCCTGCCGTACGCCAGGAACACGAGGACATCCTGCGCTTCTGGTTCGACCGGGGCGTCGCGGGCGTCCGCATCGACTCGGCCGCCCTCCTGGCCAAGGATCCCCGGCTGCCCGACTTCGTCGAGGGCCGCGATCCGCATCCGTACGTCGACCGCGACGAACTCCATGACATCTACCGCTCCTGGCGCGGGGTGGCCGACGAGCACGGAGGTGTGTTCGTCGGTGAGGTGTGGCTGCCCGACAGCGAGCGCTTCGCCCGCTATCTGCGCCCGGACGAGCTGCACACCGCCTTCAACTTCTCCTTTCTGGCGTGCCCCTGGGAGCCCCGGCGGCTGCGGGCGTCGATCGACGAGACGCTCGCCGAACACGCTCCGGTGGGCGCGCCCGCCACGTGGGTGCTGTGCAACCACGATGTGACCCGCACGGTCACCCGCTACGGGCGCGAGGACACCGGTTTCGACTTCGCCACCAAGGTCTTCGGCACCCCCACCGACCTCGCCCTCGGCACCCGGCGGGCGCGGGCCGCCGCCCTGCTGTCGCTGGCCCTGCCCGGCGCCGTCTACGTCTACCAGGGGGAGGAACTGGGCCTGCCCGAGGCCGACATCCCCCGCGACCGCATCCAGGACCCGATGCACTTCCGCTCAGGCGGCATCGACCCGGGCCGCGACGGCTGCCGGGTGCCGCTGCCGTGGGGGGCCAAGGCGCCGTACGCCGGTTTCGGCTCGCACCAGGAGCCGTGGCTGCCGCAGCCCGCGCACTGGCCTGCGTACGCGGCCGATGCGCAGGAGGCGGACCCGGGGTCGATGCTCGCCCTCTACCGCGAGGCGATCCGCATCCGCCGCGCCACCCCCGGTTTCGGCGACGGGCCGCTGACCTGGCTCCCCTCGGCCGACGGTGTCCTGGCCTTCGCCCGTGACAACGGTCTGATCTGCATGGTCAACCTCGCGGACACCCCCGCCGAGCTGCACGGCACCTCCCGGCTGCTGCTCAGCAGCGGCCCACTGGACGACCAGGGCCGCCTTCCGCAGGACACGGCGGCCTGGCTGCTCGCCTGA
- a CDS encoding ABC transporter permease yields the protein MSTRTLVSPAALARPRGRAVYWTVFTAVVVLFAIAFLFPVYWMVTGAMKSPDEVAQTPPSLVPKQWHSTGYTDAWDLMQLPQHLWNTVVQATGAWLFQLVFCTAAAYALSKLKPAFGKVILGGILATLMVPAQALVVPKYLTVADLPLIHTSLLNDPLAIWLPAVANAFNLYLLKRFFDQIPRDVLEAAEIDGAGKLRTLWSIVLPMSRPVLGVVSIFALVAVWQDFLWPLMVFSDTGKQPISVALVQLSQNIQLTVLIAAMVIASIPMVALFLVFQRHIIAGISAGSTKG from the coding sequence GTGAGCACCCGGACCCTCGTCTCCCCCGCCGCCCTGGCCCGCCCCCGCGGCCGGGCCGTCTACTGGACGGTCTTCACGGCCGTGGTGGTGCTGTTCGCGATCGCCTTCCTCTTCCCCGTCTACTGGATGGTGACCGGTGCGATGAAGTCGCCGGACGAGGTGGCGCAGACCCCGCCCAGCCTCGTCCCGAAGCAGTGGCACTCCACCGGCTACACCGACGCCTGGGACCTGATGCAGCTTCCGCAGCATCTGTGGAACACGGTGGTGCAGGCGACCGGTGCCTGGCTGTTCCAGCTCGTCTTCTGTACGGCCGCCGCCTACGCCCTGTCCAAACTGAAGCCCGCCTTCGGCAAGGTGATCCTCGGTGGCATCCTCGCCACGCTGATGGTCCCGGCCCAGGCGCTGGTCGTGCCGAAGTATCTGACCGTCGCCGATCTGCCGCTGATCCACACCAGCCTGCTCAACGACCCGCTCGCGATCTGGCTGCCGGCCGTGGCCAACGCCTTCAACCTCTACCTCCTCAAGCGATTCTTCGACCAGATCCCGCGCGACGTCCTGGAGGCCGCCGAGATCGACGGCGCCGGAAAGCTGCGCACCCTGTGGTCGATCGTGCTGCCCATGTCGCGTCCGGTGCTCGGCGTTGTGTCGATCTTCGCGCTGGTCGCGGTGTGGCAGGACTTCCTGTGGCCGCTGATGGTCTTCTCCGACACCGGCAAGCAGCCGATCAGCGTCGCACTCGTCCAGCTGTCGCAGAACATCCAGCTGACCGTGCTCATCGCCGCGATGGTCATCGCCAGCATCCCGATGGTCGCGCTGTTCCTCGTCTTCCAGCGGCACATCATCGCCGGGATCAGCGCGGGCAGCACGAAGGGCTGA